The following proteins are encoded in a genomic region of Terriglobales bacterium:
- a CDS encoding zf-HC2 domain-containing protein, whose translation MTCSEFLKELTDYLDDALDERMRADLEDHLAWCHNCYVVCDTTKKTIEIYRDQQLYELPEDLRGRLRSAIMQKCAEKKKAGQHDA comes from the coding sequence GTGACCTGCTCTGAGTTTTTGAAGGAGCTTACAGATTACCTGGACGACGCTCTCGACGAGCGAATGCGAGCAGATTTGGAAGATCATCTTGCCTGGTGCCACAACTGCTACGTCGTCTGCGATACCACCAAGAAGACCATTGAGATCTACCGCGATCAGCAACTCTACGAACTCCCCGAAGATTTAAGAGGGCGGCTGCGCTCTGCCATCATGCAAAAATGCGCGGAGAAAAAGAAGGCTGGGCAGCACGACGCTTGA
- a CDS encoding sigma-70 family RNA polymerase sigma factor, protein MGTLPSKVSEPVSEEMQLVRAAKKGDVGAFEDLVRRYDRNVFRIAQHITQNREDAEDVVQDAFLKAYSNLPQFQEQSKFYTWLVRIAVNEALMKLRRRRPERMVSLDEEVKTEEDSMPREVADWSPNPEQLYSQSELGDILRKTIQGLPAGFRTVFVLRDVEGLSTEETAEALDLSIPAVKSRLLRARLQLRERLNRYFRKRQGGDGNQ, encoded by the coding sequence ATGGGAACCCTTCCATCCAAAGTGAGTGAACCAGTAAGCGAAGAGATGCAGCTGGTTCGGGCCGCCAAGAAGGGCGATGTAGGCGCCTTCGAGGACCTGGTTCGGCGTTACGACCGTAACGTCTTTCGGATTGCGCAGCACATTACGCAAAACCGTGAAGACGCTGAAGACGTAGTGCAGGACGCGTTCCTCAAGGCCTACAGCAATCTTCCCCAGTTCCAGGAGCAGAGCAAGTTCTACACCTGGCTGGTGCGCATCGCGGTGAACGAGGCGCTGATGAAGTTGCGGCGCCGGCGGCCCGAGCGAATGGTTTCGCTCGACGAAGAAGTGAAGACGGAAGAAGACTCCATGCCCCGCGAGGTGGCGGACTGGAGCCCGAATCCCGAGCAGCTTTACAGCCAGTCAGAACTGGGCGACATTTTGCGGAAGACCATACAGGGGTTGCCCGCAGGGTTTCGTACCGTGTTCGTGCTGCGTGACGTAGAAGGACTTTCAACGGAAGAAACCGCGGAGGCTCTTGACTTGAGCATTCCTGCCGTAAAATCACGTTTGCTGCGGGCCCGCCTTCAGTTGCGCGAGCGACTGAACCGGTACTTCAGAAAACGCCAAGGCGGAGATGGGAACCAGTGA
- a CDS encoding amidohydrolase family protein yields the protein MRLLKLWLSAFMLLGSCFAQNIAIRAGNLVDPATGKISTNQTILIQAGKITAVGSSASVPAGTEVINLPNAWVLPGLMDAHTHITMALPPNPPGESLWESYYVKESPALRAARGLHNSRILLEAGFTALRDVGNSANYADTAVRQAIEKGWFDGPTIISVGKIIGPYGGQFHDIAPDQGRFWGFEYLDADTPDEVRKAVRQNIFYGATAIKLVADNSPYHYRVEEIQAATDEAHHAGLKVAVHVYGGEAARNVVLGGADSIEHGFDLSDDLLQLMKQKGTVLVGTDFPYEHLVALGSVGPEDPKILSQKIIDRLGRAYRMGTKLAFGSDTVTDLPGKSRADMVFDYFKVWHAAGITNADILKAMTTNCAELLGIQKTRGAIVLGQAADIIAVPGNPLDNIEILRKVNFVMKNGKIIKR from the coding sequence ATGCGCCTGCTGAAGCTTTGGCTGTCGGCATTCATGCTATTGGGGAGTTGCTTTGCCCAGAACATTGCTATTCGTGCCGGAAATCTGGTTGACCCCGCAACCGGAAAAATCTCCACCAATCAGACCATCCTGATTCAAGCCGGCAAAATCACTGCGGTTGGATCCAGCGCCTCAGTACCCGCCGGCACCGAGGTGATCAACCTACCCAATGCCTGGGTCTTGCCCGGGTTGATGGACGCCCACACTCACATCACCATGGCCCTTCCGCCCAACCCTCCGGGCGAGTCGCTTTGGGAGTCCTATTACGTAAAAGAGAGTCCGGCTTTGCGCGCCGCACGCGGGCTGCACAACAGCCGTATCTTGCTGGAGGCAGGCTTTACCGCTCTCCGCGATGTAGGCAACTCTGCAAACTATGCCGATACCGCCGTGCGCCAGGCGATTGAAAAAGGCTGGTTCGACGGCCCCACCATCATTAGCGTGGGCAAGATCATCGGCCCGTATGGCGGACAGTTCCATGACATCGCTCCCGACCAGGGGCGCTTCTGGGGCTTCGAATATCTCGACGCCGACACACCCGATGAGGTGCGTAAGGCGGTTCGGCAAAACATCTTCTACGGAGCGACCGCAATCAAGCTGGTCGCTGACAACAGCCCTTATCACTACCGTGTGGAAGAAATTCAGGCGGCAACCGACGAGGCCCACCACGCGGGGCTCAAAGTTGCCGTGCACGTCTATGGTGGCGAGGCAGCGCGCAACGTGGTGCTGGGTGGGGCCGATTCCATCGAGCACGGCTTCGATCTGAGCGATGATTTGCTGCAGCTCATGAAGCAGAAAGGCACGGTACTGGTGGGCACCGATTTTCCCTACGAGCACCTGGTTGCGCTGGGTAGCGTCGGTCCCGAGGATCCCAAAATCCTGAGCCAGAAAATTATTGATCGTCTGGGGCGCGCCTATCGCATGGGTACCAAGCTCGCTTTCGGCTCAGACACGGTCACCGATCTCCCAGGTAAAAGCCGCGCGGACATGGTCTTCGATTACTTCAAAGTCTGGCACGCCGCCGGTATTACCAACGCCGACATTTTGAAGGCCATGACCACCAACTGCGCCGAACTCCTCGGCATTCAAAAAACGCGCGGCGCCATTGTCCTCGGCCAGGCGGCAGATATCATCGCCGTGCCCGGCAATCCTTTGGACAATATCGAGATTCTCCGAAAAGTGAACTTCGTGATGAAAAACGGAAAGATAATCAAGCGATAG
- a CDS encoding transglycosylase SLT domain-containing protein gives MNSSVLFFVLIVSLLGNCVPLYAQSSRAQRQKQSRSHHKKKTAHRKRKVSARVRRMARAFVASTQLKPMARQLLENRSPAAYAGVQTYARQHVQDDAGTLAWLVVGYAHILDHDYAKAIPPLKRASFRAGDLSDYTSYFLAMAYGGTGDSAGVIATLKNFEQDHPDSLFARDAYVVYAAALVAGGQAQRAISLLEAHRQPPLPDVELALGRAYAAAGDTSKAAETFHRLYFSMPLAEEADAASNELKKLPVVFVPQPTFTERKLRADLLLQGRRYADAIQEYRDLVSHAAEADRASVQLSLASALHRSGRDKDAKDLLDSISGVTGDPEAQRLYQLVEIARTAEDEDAALKLVTNLRQTASTSPWFEKSLLIAANMRLLKREYDPAIDLFRELEQRFPEGNRAAYAHWKVAWLSMRQNRKDEARKEMEDQIAKYPGSPQVPAALYWRARIGEQDQDFTKAGAYYQKITDRFSNYYYADLARQRLKQIPANAALVASVANHGSAGGGAVADPPTEAAGNTASTTPQSDPLLEKIPAANLPSTPDPDDLPDDDLRVQKALLLQNGALTSFAVRELQAAAPSGKVAGWWTIKTVELYQDDKHYDRAIEAVKRVVPEYFAVDTAALPRAYWTALFPRPYWTELKKQSARNRLDPFLVAALIRQESAFNPGAISSANALGLMQLLPVTGRAMARQLHVRHFSNSLLVVPNVNMQLGTRYFRQLIDQFGSVEYALAAYNAGQDRVKDWTTNGNFQDVPEFVESIPFTETREYVQAIMRNATVYRKLYDTP, from the coding sequence GTGAACTCCTCCGTTTTATTTTTCGTGCTGATTGTGTCTCTGCTGGGTAACTGCGTACCTTTATATGCGCAGTCCTCCCGCGCGCAGCGCCAAAAACAAAGCCGTTCGCATCACAAAAAGAAAACTGCCCACCGCAAGCGCAAAGTATCGGCGCGAGTGCGCCGCATGGCGCGCGCTTTCGTGGCCTCCACTCAGCTAAAGCCCATGGCGCGCCAGCTACTTGAGAATCGCAGTCCTGCCGCCTACGCAGGTGTGCAAACTTATGCCCGCCAGCACGTACAAGATGATGCCGGTACCCTGGCCTGGCTGGTTGTGGGATACGCTCACATCCTCGATCACGATTACGCCAAGGCGATTCCTCCCCTGAAGCGCGCCAGCTTCCGGGCTGGGGACCTCAGCGATTACACTTCCTATTTTTTGGCGATGGCTTACGGTGGGACCGGCGACAGCGCTGGCGTGATTGCCACCTTGAAGAATTTCGAGCAGGACCACCCCGACTCACTCTTTGCGCGTGATGCCTACGTCGTCTATGCTGCGGCGCTGGTTGCAGGCGGGCAGGCGCAGCGGGCGATTTCGTTATTGGAAGCGCATCGCCAGCCTCCCCTGCCGGATGTCGAATTGGCCTTGGGTCGCGCGTATGCCGCCGCCGGAGACACTTCTAAAGCTGCGGAAACTTTCCATCGCTTATATTTTTCCATGCCGCTGGCTGAGGAAGCGGATGCTGCCAGCAACGAATTGAAAAAGCTTCCCGTAGTTTTTGTTCCGCAACCCACTTTCACTGAGCGCAAGCTGCGTGCCGATCTGCTTTTGCAAGGCCGCCGCTATGCTGACGCAATCCAGGAATACCGCGATCTAGTGTCCCACGCCGCCGAAGCCGATCGCGCCAGCGTTCAGTTGTCCTTGGCCAGCGCGCTTCATCGCAGCGGTCGTGACAAGGACGCAAAGGACTTGCTGGACTCCATCTCTGGCGTTACCGGCGACCCCGAGGCGCAACGGCTGTATCAATTGGTGGAAATTGCTCGCACTGCCGAAGATGAGGATGCGGCCCTGAAGCTGGTCACCAATCTTCGCCAGACCGCTTCCACCAGTCCCTGGTTCGAAAAATCTTTATTGATCGCGGCGAACATGCGTTTGCTGAAGCGGGAATATGATCCGGCGATTGATCTCTTTCGCGAGCTTGAACAGCGCTTCCCGGAAGGGAATCGCGCCGCCTACGCGCATTGGAAAGTTGCGTGGCTGAGCATGCGACAGAACCGCAAAGACGAAGCCCGGAAGGAAATGGAAGATCAGATCGCCAAGTATCCCGGCTCGCCGCAAGTGCCCGCCGCTCTCTACTGGCGTGCCCGCATCGGAGAACAGGACCAGGACTTCACCAAGGCCGGCGCCTACTATCAGAAAATTACCGACCGCTTCAGCAATTACTATTACGCCGACCTTGCGCGCCAGCGTTTGAAGCAAATTCCCGCTAATGCCGCGCTTGTGGCCAGTGTCGCCAATCATGGTAGCGCCGGCGGAGGTGCTGTCGCTGATCCGCCCACGGAGGCCGCGGGCAACACCGCTTCTACCACTCCGCAAAGCGACCCGCTGCTGGAGAAAATTCCCGCTGCGAACCTGCCTTCCACGCCTGACCCTGACGACCTGCCCGATGACGACTTGCGGGTACAGAAAGCCCTGCTGCTGCAAAATGGCGCGCTCACCAGCTTCGCCGTCCGCGAGCTGCAGGCAGCGGCGCCGTCAGGAAAAGTTGCTGGCTGGTGGACGATTAAAACCGTCGAGCTTTATCAGGACGATAAGCACTACGACCGGGCGATCGAAGCGGTAAAACGGGTAGTTCCAGAATACTTCGCGGTGGATACCGCTGCGCTACCTCGCGCCTATTGGACGGCGCTTTTCCCCCGTCCTTATTGGACTGAGCTCAAGAAGCAGAGCGCGCGCAATCGCTTGGATCCCTTTCTGGTTGCCGCTCTCATCCGCCAGGAATCCGCATTCAATCCCGGCGCCATCTCCAGCGCCAACGCTCTCGGACTGATGCAATTGCTCCCTGTAACCGGCCGCGCCATGGCGCGCCAGCTGCATGTTCGCCATTTCTCCAACAGTCTGCTGGTGGTCCCGAACGTCAACATGCAGCTCGGCACGCGTTACTTCCGCCAACTTATTGATCAGTTCGGTAGCGTGGAGTACGCGCTCGCCGCCTACAACGCCGGCCAGGACCGCGTTAAAGACTGGACTACGAATGGCAATTTTCAGGATGTCCCCGAGTTCGTGGAATCCATCCCGTTCACGGAAACTCGTGAATACGTGCAGGCCATCATGCGCAATGCAACGGTTTACCGCAAGCTTTACGACACGCCTTAG
- a CDS encoding hydrogenase maturation nickel metallochaperone HypA, which yields MDERELANHVLELVDQAAYRQSVGKVLGVHLAIGGRRVIDLERLSSVFDTVARGTVAEGAALNVKILPVRHHCRNCGADFEGTASDLPCPECGHPVTEPIGGEEIRVLEIQVDDAA from the coding sequence ATGGACGAGCGCGAGCTTGCCAATCACGTGCTGGAGCTGGTGGACCAGGCGGCGTACCGCCAGTCGGTGGGCAAGGTACTGGGTGTGCATCTGGCCATTGGTGGGCGGCGGGTTATTGATCTTGAGCGGCTGAGCAGCGTGTTCGATACTGTTGCCCGCGGCACCGTGGCTGAGGGCGCTGCGCTGAACGTAAAAATATTGCCGGTGCGGCACCACTGCCGCAACTGCGGCGCTGATTTTGAAGGCACAGCCAGCGATCTTCCCTGCCCTGAGTGCGGACATCCGGTTACAGAGCCCATAGGCGGAGAGGAAATCCGCGTCTTAGAAATTCAAGTGGACGATGCAGCCTAG
- a CDS encoding VWA domain-containing protein yields the protein MSTCEENLRDVSKYFRARIKGAVLAGTIIFWSASVSAALQNVNQSLQAQTNLVQLNAIFIDKHGRVVSDIQPNEVSITDQDRSQPISVFEPPLVERKFPDNFSTTSDLKLPVAEQQRDSILYVLIAIPGMGFTSRIAAINAVSKYARRTARLSTTFVAVADASGAVLPFTDDPQQLREFTEYALRPAISGYETASFLPAAMKLLEDMRKFGGRKALVVFTDFFVPNNPIMWTSPASVFVPKALDVGASVYPTDVRGVTTVIPYGDASKDSEDVNISPGFSSHPGPEVLNQVTAEVWSYTLQQQQLMSVARATGGKYDGSNDSSAIFDRVETDLRSTYVLGYYIHDLPADGRFHSIRINVSRHGIQTRARIGYFAPVRLQTDLSGLNSVLVADRPLNDIQTIPRLLFFPISDRDQQRIVLNLDFRWSLESVNSSTVHELTIAGRIWSNSGATVASFNDRRHCGIVAVNLGGVSPFVTCQYNVVVDLAPGNYRAKVASLSATGQPGSAFFQFSVRKQERKSIRTSSLVLSDHLLPSQQHTPPDVADPLIVAGDRVVPQSVHEFAAKDTIILFARVTSSRDKSTFHADLLVKDGSDRTIFGPIPVPLVERRHDTSGLGLPILYKLNPAGLKTGYFVAELRIKQLHGGAATAKTSFRIIDSPHEPQTTESP from the coding sequence ATGTCTACCTGCGAAGAGAACCTTAGGGACGTGTCGAAATATTTTCGCGCCCGGATAAAGGGGGCTGTTCTGGCTGGGACAATTATCTTCTGGAGCGCATCTGTTTCGGCTGCGCTCCAGAACGTTAATCAATCATTGCAAGCTCAAACAAATCTTGTTCAGTTGAATGCAATCTTCATTGACAAGCATGGAAGGGTCGTTTCGGATATTCAACCGAACGAGGTTTCGATTACAGACCAAGACAGATCGCAACCCATTAGCGTATTTGAGCCGCCTCTAGTTGAAAGGAAATTCCCTGATAATTTCTCGACTACCTCCGACTTGAAATTGCCTGTTGCCGAACAACAGCGGGATTCCATCCTTTATGTGCTGATCGCAATACCCGGCATGGGGTTTACGTCTCGTATTGCGGCTATCAACGCCGTAAGCAAATACGCACGGCGCACAGCTCGGTTGTCCACAACCTTTGTTGCGGTTGCCGACGCCTCGGGGGCGGTTCTGCCATTCACGGACGATCCTCAACAACTTAGAGAATTTACGGAGTATGCCCTTAGGCCTGCGATCTCAGGATATGAGACGGCATCCTTCTTACCCGCCGCGATGAAGCTGCTTGAGGATATGAGGAAGTTTGGGGGACGCAAAGCACTGGTTGTGTTCACCGATTTTTTCGTGCCGAATAATCCAATCATGTGGACTTCGCCCGCATCGGTTTTTGTCCCGAAGGCTTTGGACGTTGGAGCTTCCGTTTACCCCACCGACGTGCGTGGTGTAACCACCGTTATCCCATACGGGGACGCGAGTAAGGACTCGGAGGACGTGAACATCTCGCCTGGATTTAGTTCTCACCCTGGGCCTGAAGTTTTAAATCAGGTCACAGCCGAGGTTTGGTCGTACACTTTGCAACAGCAGCAGCTAATGTCCGTAGCACGGGCTACAGGAGGCAAGTACGACGGAAGCAATGATAGCAGCGCGATTTTTGACAGAGTGGAGACTGATTTAAGATCGACTTATGTGCTCGGGTACTACATCCATGACCTCCCTGCCGATGGTCGATTCCACTCCATCAGAATCAATGTGAGCCGTCACGGAATACAAACCCGAGCAAGGATTGGCTATTTTGCACCCGTGCGGTTGCAAACTGACCTATCCGGCCTGAACTCAGTGCTGGTTGCAGATAGACCTCTCAACGATATCCAGACAATCCCTCGACTTTTATTCTTTCCAATTTCAGACCGTGACCAGCAGCGAATCGTTCTAAACCTTGACTTTAGATGGTCGCTGGAATCTGTCAACTCCAGCACGGTGCACGAGCTGACTATTGCCGGTCGTATCTGGTCGAATTCCGGTGCTACGGTCGCGTCGTTCAATGATAGACGACATTGCGGAATCGTCGCCGTGAACCTCGGCGGGGTCTCCCCTTTCGTTACATGCCAATATAATGTTGTGGTCGATCTTGCACCAGGCAACTATAGGGCGAAGGTTGCATCGCTGTCCGCTACTGGACAGCCAGGCAGCGCGTTTTTCCAATTCTCCGTCCGCAAGCAAGAGCGCAAGTCTATTAGGACAAGCTCTTTGGTACTTTCAGACCATTTATTGCCATCCCAGCAACATACCCCTCCAGATGTTGCCGATCCATTGATCGTAGCTGGCGACCGAGTGGTTCCCCAATCGGTACACGAATTTGCAGCCAAGGACACGATAATTCTCTTTGCTCGTGTCACAAGTAGCCGCGATAAGTCTACTTTTCATGCGGATCTGCTGGTAAAGGACGGGTCTGACCGTACGATCTTCGGTCCGATACCTGTTCCACTCGTTGAGAGAAGACACGATACTTCGGGATTAGGTTTACCAATTTTGTATAAACTCAATCCCGCTGGGCTTAAGACTGGCTATTTTGTCGCTGAGCTTAGGATAAAACAACTGCACGGCGGTGCGGCGACCGCCAAGACTTCTTTCAGGATCATTGATTCTCCGCACGAGCCACAAACCACGGAATCGCCATAA
- a CDS encoding dienelactone hydrolase family protein, producing the protein MPRLFLLPLFLICYVNMLVAAKGQLQGEALTFNKQHRKYYLFVPDSVTDRAPLLVLFHGAGRNGMSLINAWQELASKKGIILAAPDSAHSREWNPQNDSPEFVHEIVEAVKTKCQVRPQRVYLFGHSAGAVYALYLSLAESEYFAAAAIHAGELLGNDDRLIRGARRKIPIAIWIGTRDEYFSLADVRATANALTKNGFPVQLKEMPGEGHNYYIHSGEVNRAAWDFLSKYELQGEPYYQSYSK; encoded by the coding sequence ATGCCCCGCCTCTTTCTGCTGCCGTTGTTTCTAATTTGCTACGTCAACATGCTTGTCGCTGCGAAGGGCCAGCTCCAAGGGGAAGCACTTACCTTTAATAAACAGCATCGTAAATATTACTTATTCGTTCCGGATTCTGTTACTGACCGCGCACCTTTGCTCGTGTTGTTTCACGGTGCGGGCCGGAACGGGATGTCACTTATCAATGCATGGCAAGAATTGGCTTCGAAGAAGGGAATCATTCTGGCAGCGCCAGATTCTGCGCACTCTAGGGAGTGGAATCCCCAGAATGACAGCCCTGAATTTGTGCACGAGATCGTAGAGGCTGTGAAAACAAAGTGCCAGGTGCGCCCGCAGAGAGTGTACCTTTTCGGCCACTCAGCCGGTGCAGTTTACGCCCTCTATTTGTCATTGGCCGAGTCGGAATATTTCGCGGCAGCAGCGATACACGCAGGCGAGTTGCTGGGAAATGATGATCGTCTGATCCGAGGCGCGAGGCGTAAGATTCCAATCGCGATTTGGATCGGAACTCGCGATGAGTATTTCTCTCTTGCCGATGTCCGCGCAACGGCTAACGCATTGACAAAAAATGGCTTTCCAGTACAGCTCAAGGAAATGCCGGGGGAAGGGCACAATTACTACATCCATTCCGGAGAAGTGAACAGAGCAGCCTGGGATTTTCTCAGCAAGTACGAGCTTCAAGGAGAACCCTACTATCAGTCCTATAGCAAGTAG